A DNA window from Haladaptatus cibarius D43 contains the following coding sequences:
- a CDS encoding DUF7530 family protein: MSQAERGPYQWTYESIVDAIPGVTLPDWLALTVQFVLFEGLLLLLVWRYDLWSGFLAGTAAVVIATAGSALMLTIARRIRTLSTPAAYRKLLFGSSIEVVLGLLSYIGLVTYLFVYNPRQGGTPLFESVLGTEPPIPAVVLTLLVLWDVCYRIGTAWWASVTGFWIAVRHPTDGETRAHLRAVDALVIGFSLLQLVLVPFVWGYDLLVFALVGHVVAVLLVSGAAIFVRSRG, translated from the coding sequence ATGAGCCAAGCGGAGCGCGGGCCGTATCAGTGGACGTACGAGAGCATCGTGGACGCGATTCCGGGCGTGACGCTTCCCGATTGGCTCGCGCTGACCGTTCAGTTCGTTCTTTTCGAAGGACTACTCTTACTCCTCGTGTGGCGCTACGACCTCTGGAGTGGTTTCCTCGCCGGAACTGCGGCGGTCGTCATCGCCACTGCCGGAAGCGCGCTGATGCTCACGATTGCGCGGCGGATTCGAACGCTTTCGACGCCCGCCGCCTACCGAAAACTGCTGTTCGGGTCGAGCATCGAGGTGGTTCTCGGCCTGCTGTCCTACATCGGACTGGTTACCTACCTGTTCGTCTACAATCCGCGGCAGGGCGGGACGCCACTGTTCGAATCGGTGCTCGGAACCGAACCGCCGATTCCGGCGGTGGTTCTCACCTTGCTCGTCCTCTGGGACGTCTGCTACCGAATCGGAACCGCGTGGTGGGCCAGCGTCACCGGGTTCTGGATCGCAGTTCGGCATCCGACCGACGGCGAAACTCGCGCGCATCTTCGGGCAGTCGATGCGCTCGTCATCGGATTCTCTCTGCTTCAACTCGTCCTCGTTCCGTTCGTGTGGGGCTACGACCTGCTCGTCTTCGCCCTCGTCGGACACGTCGTCGCGGTACTACTCGTCTCGGGAGCCGCGATTTTCGTTCGCTCCCGTGGCTGA
- a CDS encoding NAD(P)H-binding protein — translation MTVLVAGATGFVGRHLVPELLADGNAVTALVRDASSYDPPDGVSVVEGDLNDRDSLDGIFDGIDAAYYLVHSMGEDGDFMQQDRNAARNFVDAARGTNVSRVVYLSGLGGERATLSDHLKSRREVEHILANGDYDLTVLRAAIIIGDDSVSFRIVQQLAERLPLMITPQWVRTECQPIAIDDVVAYLVGVLDSSDAAGETFEIGGPDVLTYGEMVLTTGEILDKKATMVPVPVLTPKLSAYWVDLVTDVPKDVAHPLILGLKTRTVVEDDRIRSIVPVELTPFEEAVRQAVS, via the coding sequence ATGACGGTACTCGTCGCCGGGGCGACTGGATTCGTCGGCCGCCACCTCGTCCCCGAACTCCTCGCAGACGGCAACGCCGTGACCGCACTGGTTCGTGACGCCTCGTCTTACGACCCGCCAGACGGGGTTTCGGTAGTAGAGGGTGATTTGAACGACCGAGACAGTCTCGACGGAATTTTCGACGGAATCGATGCCGCGTACTACCTCGTCCACTCGATGGGCGAAGATGGTGATTTCATGCAGCAAGACCGCAACGCGGCCAGAAACTTCGTGGACGCGGCGCGCGGAACGAACGTTTCGCGCGTCGTCTACCTCAGCGGCCTCGGTGGCGAGCGAGCGACGCTCTCCGACCATCTCAAATCACGGCGCGAGGTGGAGCATATCCTCGCAAACGGTGATTACGACCTCACCGTCCTTCGGGCGGCCATCATCATCGGGGACGATAGCGTGAGTTTTCGAATCGTCCAGCAGTTGGCGGAGCGTCTCCCGCTGATGATTACCCCGCAGTGGGTCAGAACCGAGTGTCAACCAATCGCCATCGACGATGTCGTCGCGTACCTGGTCGGCGTGCTCGACAGTTCAGATGCGGCTGGCGAGACGTTCGAAATCGGCGGCCCGGACGTGCTAACCTACGGCGAGATGGTGCTGACGACGGGCGAAATCCTCGACAAGAAAGCGACGATGGTTCCGGTTCCCGTCCTGACACCGAAGCTGTCCGCCTACTGGGTTGACCTCGTGACGGACGTGCCGAAAGACGTCGCCCATCCGCTCATCCTCGGCCTGAAAACGCGCACTGTGGTCGAAGACGATCGGATTCGCTCCATCGTCCCAGTCGAACTGACTCCATTCGAGGAAGCAGTCAGACAAGCGGTCTCATGA
- a CDS encoding DUF456 domain-containing protein — protein MDWLFVVAVALLLAGVLGSILPLLPAVPLSLAGIYAYWWGTVFSEPGLLFVAGATIVGVIAFVGEHTASAVSAKASGGSLWSALAAGIVGVAALLTTGPVGMVIGVALATFAVEFYRTQDAKKGAKTATYAVAGLLASAVFQLLVTGSLLVGFVVAVLV, from the coding sequence ATGGATTGGCTCTTCGTCGTCGCCGTTGCGCTCCTCCTCGCTGGCGTCCTTGGAAGCATCCTGCCGCTTCTCCCGGCGGTTCCGCTGTCGCTCGCCGGAATCTACGCTTACTGGTGGGGAACTGTCTTTTCCGAACCCGGCCTCCTGTTCGTCGCCGGAGCGACGATTGTGGGTGTTATCGCATTCGTCGGAGAGCATACCGCGAGCGCCGTTTCGGCCAAAGCGAGTGGTGGGTCACTCTGGAGCGCGCTCGCCGCAGGTATCGTGGGAGTGGCCGCGCTCCTGACTACCGGCCCGGTCGGAATGGTCATCGGTGTCGCACTCGCTACGTTCGCAGTCGAGTTCTATCGCACACAGGACGCGAAAAAAGGCGCGAAAACCGCAACCTACGCGGTGGCTGGACTGCTTGCGTCGGCGGTGTTCCAACTGCTGGTTACGGGGTCGTTGCTCGTCGGATTCGTCGTTGCAGTGTTAGTTTGA
- a CDS encoding DUF192 domain-containing protein: MRVTPALLVAFLVVCSGCMGLGINSDGPMQSPDQSGDQSATAGTATQETTNAEENVSASFVTNGERTNVTLEVANSPDERSQGLMHRESLPENHGMVFVFDEAQPQTFWMKNTPLPLDIIFISADGTVINVEQADPQPNASDLELDRYSSDEPAKYVVEMRQGFANREGIESGTTFVFDGERPTTEN; encoded by the coding sequence ATGCGCGTAACTCCCGCCCTGCTGGTTGCCTTCCTCGTCGTCTGCTCGGGTTGTATGGGCCTCGGAATAAACTCGGACGGGCCGATGCAGTCTCCCGACCAATCCGGCGACCAGTCGGCGACAGCAGGAACTGCGACGCAAGAAACGACCAACGCGGAGGAGAACGTCTCCGCTTCGTTCGTGACGAACGGCGAGCGAACGAACGTGACGCTGGAAGTGGCAAACTCGCCCGACGAACGCTCGCAAGGATTGATGCATCGTGAGTCTCTGCCGGAAAATCACGGCATGGTGTTCGTCTTTGATGAGGCACAGCCACAGACGTTCTGGATGAAAAACACGCCGCTCCCGCTCGACATCATCTTCATTTCGGCGGACGGCACCGTCATCAACGTCGAACAGGCAGACCCACAACCGAACGCGAGCGATTTGGAACTCGACCGTTATTCGAGCGACGAACCCGCAAAATACGTGGTCGAGATGCGTCAAGGATTCGCAAACCGGGAGGGAATCGAATCGGGAACGACGTTCGTCTTCGATGGGGAGCGTCCGACGACCGAAAACTGA
- a CDS encoding GNAT family N-acetyltransferase, producing MEIRPANEGDFGAIRRIAHRAWDEAYDDILDEDIITETVSSWYSNESLSDALDRPGTAFLVAVTDDELVGFCHAVFYEDEGDVLRLYVDPDDWGNGVGTALHERLREDFNDFNTKRMNAMVLADNDIGNEFYKRLGFEKTDEASVELGGKEYAENVYTYAF from the coding sequence ATGGAGATTCGACCCGCGAACGAGGGGGATTTCGGCGCGATTCGGCGAATCGCACACCGAGCATGGGACGAAGCCTACGACGACATCCTAGACGAGGACATCATTACAGAAACCGTGTCGTCGTGGTACTCGAACGAATCGCTTTCCGACGCGCTCGACAGGCCCGGAACGGCGTTTCTCGTTGCAGTCACGGACGACGAACTCGTCGGATTCTGTCACGCCGTGTTCTACGAGGACGAAGGCGACGTACTCCGACTCTACGTAGACCCGGACGACTGGGGAAACGGGGTGGGAACCGCATTACACGAGCGCCTCCGCGAGGACTTCAACGACTTCAACACGAAACGGATGAACGCTATGGTGCTCGCGGACAACGACATCGGCAACGAGTTTTACAAACGATTGGGCTTCGAGAAAACCGACGAGGCATCGGTCGAACTCGGTGGCAAAGAGTACGCCGAGAACGTCTACACCTACGCATTCTAA